In Mycetocola zhujimingii, one DNA window encodes the following:
- a CDS encoding class I SAM-dependent methyltransferase, which yields MTTVHDGTPETTQKTDRLTLAEILEIFAGGRLPLRFTAYDGSSAGPPDAALGLELKTPRGTTYLATGRGDLGLARAYIAGDLDVHGVHPGDPYDLLKALADALVFKLPPPRVMAQVIRSIGVEHLRPVAPPPEEIPARWRRVAGGIRHSKGRDAEAIHHHYDVSNTFYEWVLGPTMTYTCACYPRPDATLDEAQENKYRLVFEKLRLKPGDSLLDVGCGWGGMVRYAARRGVRATGVTLSAEQTSWAQRAIAEEGLGDVAEVRFGDYRDVPENGFDAVSSIGLLEHIGVRNYAAYFTFLRSRLRPGGLLLNHCITRPDNKSEPSARGFIDRYVFPDGELTGSGRIIGEAQDAGLEVLHEENLRPHYALTLRDWCANLVHNWDAAVAEVGLPTAKVWGLYMAGSRLAFESGGIQLHQVLAVRPNDGSTSDTLPLRPWWTP from the coding sequence ATGACGACGGTACACGACGGTACGCCGGAAACGACCCAGAAGACTGACAGGCTGACGCTCGCTGAGATCCTGGAGATTTTCGCGGGTGGACGGCTGCCGCTCCGGTTCACCGCGTACGACGGGAGTTCGGCGGGGCCACCGGATGCCGCGCTCGGGCTGGAACTGAAAACGCCGCGCGGCACCACCTATCTGGCCACCGGTCGGGGCGACCTCGGCCTCGCCCGCGCCTACATCGCGGGCGACCTCGATGTTCATGGGGTTCACCCCGGGGACCCATACGACCTGCTCAAAGCCCTCGCCGACGCACTGGTCTTCAAACTGCCACCGCCACGGGTGATGGCGCAGGTGATCCGATCGATCGGCGTCGAGCATCTGCGGCCCGTCGCTCCGCCGCCGGAGGAGATTCCCGCGAGGTGGCGCCGCGTCGCCGGGGGCATTCGGCACAGCAAGGGCCGTGACGCCGAGGCGATCCATCACCACTACGACGTCTCGAACACCTTCTATGAGTGGGTGCTCGGACCCACGATGACGTACACGTGCGCGTGCTACCCGCGACCCGACGCGACTCTCGACGAGGCGCAGGAGAACAAGTACCGGCTGGTCTTCGAAAAACTGCGCCTGAAGCCCGGTGACAGCTTGCTCGACGTTGGCTGCGGGTGGGGCGGAATGGTCCGTTATGCCGCGCGCCGCGGTGTTCGGGCGACCGGGGTGACGCTTTCTGCGGAGCAGACCTCGTGGGCGCAGCGCGCGATCGCGGAAGAAGGCCTTGGCGACGTCGCAGAGGTCCGTTTCGGCGACTACCGAGACGTCCCTGAGAACGGCTTCGACGCGGTGTCGTCGATCGGACTGCTTGAGCACATCGGGGTGCGTAACTACGCCGCCTACTTCACGTTCCTGCGGTCCAGGCTGCGTCCCGGCGGGCTGCTGCTCAACCACTGCATCACGAGGCCTGACAACAAATCGGAACCCTCAGCACGCGGATTCATCGACCGGTACGTCTTTCCCGACGGGGAACTCACGGGCTCAGGTCGAATCATCGGCGAGGCACAGGATGCCGGTCTGGAGGTCCTGCACGAGGAGAACCTCCGCCCGCATTACGCGCTGACGCTGCGGGACTGGTGCGCGAACCTGGTCCACAACTGGGATGCAGCGGTCGCCGAGGTGGGGCTTCCGACCGCGAAGGTGTGGGGCCTGTATATGGCCGGCTCCCGTCTCGCGTTCGAAAGCGGCGGGATCCAGTTGCATCAGGTGCTCGCGGTCAGACCGAATGACGGCTCGACGTCGGACACGCTGCCCCTCCGTCCGTGGTGGACTCCCTAA
- a CDS encoding FAD-binding oxidoreductase, with product MSVTATDARDAHATGVERLLQSYRALPATATVRLAKPTSNLFRARDKTHTAGLDTSGLTGVIAVDPVARTADVAGMCTYEDLVEATLAFGLAPLVVPQLKTITLGGAVTGLGIESTSFRNGLPHESVLELDILTGSGELLTASPAENADLYRAFPNSYGTLGYAVRLRIELESVQPFVALRHVRFDSIADLVATMQRIIATREFDGTTVDYLDGVVFSANESYLCLGTQTATPGTVSNYTGQRIFYRSIQHASGVTHDRLTTSDYLWRWDADWFWCSAAFGAQHPLVRRLWPRRYRRSSSYAALMKLERRFDIGNRLESLKGRPPLERVVQDVEVPMDRSADFLEWFLRAVPISPVWLCPLALRDDTGWPLYPIRPRESYVNVGFWSAVPVGLSEGATNRLIERTVGQFDGHKSLYSDSYYSRDEFDDLYGGETYREAKKRYDPDSRLLDLYQKAVQRR from the coding sequence GTGTCCGTTACCGCCACCGACGCACGGGACGCTCACGCCACCGGCGTCGAGCGACTTCTGCAGAGCTATCGGGCGCTCCCGGCGACGGCAACCGTGCGGCTCGCCAAACCCACGTCCAACCTCTTCCGGGCGCGCGACAAGACACACACCGCTGGGCTCGACACGTCGGGACTGACCGGCGTCATCGCCGTCGACCCCGTCGCACGAACCGCCGATGTGGCCGGTATGTGCACCTATGAGGATCTCGTCGAAGCGACACTGGCCTTCGGCCTGGCACCCCTCGTGGTGCCACAGCTCAAGACCATCACCCTCGGCGGTGCCGTCACCGGTCTCGGGATCGAGTCGACATCGTTCCGAAACGGCCTGCCGCACGAGTCCGTGCTCGAGCTGGACATCCTCACCGGTTCCGGCGAGCTCCTCACCGCGTCTCCGGCCGAGAACGCGGACCTGTACCGCGCGTTCCCGAACTCGTACGGCACCCTCGGCTATGCGGTACGCCTCCGCATCGAACTCGAGAGTGTGCAGCCCTTCGTCGCGCTGAGGCATGTGCGGTTCGACTCAATCGCTGACCTGGTGGCAACCATGCAGCGGATCATCGCGACCCGCGAGTTCGACGGCACCACCGTCGACTACCTCGACGGAGTCGTCTTCAGCGCAAACGAAAGCTACCTGTGTCTTGGGACGCAGACCGCGACCCCCGGAACGGTGAGCAACTACACCGGGCAGCGCATCTTCTATCGCTCGATCCAGCACGCCAGCGGCGTCACCCACGATCGGCTCACTACATCTGACTACCTGTGGCGGTGGGATGCCGATTGGTTCTGGTGTTCCGCCGCGTTCGGCGCCCAGCATCCGCTGGTCAGGCGTCTCTGGCCCAGGCGTTACCGGCGCAGCAGCAGCTACGCCGCGCTGATGAAGCTCGAGCGAAGGTTCGACATCGGAAACCGTCTCGAAAGCCTCAAAGGGCGCCCGCCACTCGAGCGTGTTGTGCAGGACGTGGAAGTTCCGATGGACCGGTCCGCTGACTTCCTGGAGTGGTTCCTCAGGGCGGTGCCCATCTCCCCGGTCTGGCTGTGCCCGCTGGCCCTGCGCGACGATACGGGGTGGCCGCTCTACCCGATCAGGCCACGCGAGTCGTACGTCAACGTCGGTTTCTGGTCCGCGGTTCCGGTCGGTTTGAGCGAGGGCGCGACGAACCGCCTCATCGAACGGACGGTCGGACAGTTCGACGGGCACAAGTCCCTGTATTCGGACTCGTACTACTCCCGGGACGAGTTCGACGACCTCTACGGTGGCGAGACATATCGCGAGGCGAAGAAACGCTACGACCCGGACTCACGACTCCTCGACCTCTATCAGAAGGCGGTGCAACGACGATGA